The Nematostella vectensis chromosome 6, jaNemVect1.1, whole genome shotgun sequence region GCCAAATTAAATGTCAAATTTGTAAAGTTATTCCAAACTGAGCTAAACGTATATCTACTCAATGGACGATCGTTATCTAGGTCAAAAGATAGCTTATGTGATGTCATTCTGAGGCGATCCATAAATACTGATACCAAAACAGTGATAAATCGAGAACATTTGATTTTGCTTAAAAGCGATTCTCTTTTCTctctgctgttttttttttttctatgtgtCTCGCTCACTGCCCCGTGTAGCTATCAGGGCGGGAGGGTTGACCGACCAAATGAACGATCACCATCCAAGGGGGCTTCTAACCCCTTAGAAACATTCATGTTATGGGCCACAAATTTAGTACAAATATACAAAGACAATTTAGAACTACAATATAGGACAAAATGTAGAACAAAATAGAACAAAATACTTTGCGCGAATCACAGCCTTTGAGTTTTCAGAGGATCCGTTTAGAAATAAAAAGTATATAGGAACTCAGCTCCTGTTTTCCATTGACTGGATCAAACAGGGTATGAAAAACTaggttaccatggcaacctaTCATATTCTTCCTTGTCAGACTTGTAAAAGAAAATCAGCAGATGGGAATGCATATCTTTCCATTCCCCATCTGAGTGCAGCATGCGGTACCCAGTCCCTTGGTAACTGCCCGGGACTTCATGTAAGACCGCAAGGCGAGTGCTTTATGTAGGGGTTAGGGGAATTGTACATGAAGTACGTTACTCCACCTAATGGTGCAGCTGTagttttttctagtcataccacgaACGGGACTAAAACCGATACGAGATAACAAAGACAAAGCAAAGTCTACGTGTAGCTGTATTCTTGCAAAACAGAAACGAATCCCTTGTTTATATTTAGgccacagaaaaaaaaaatgttgtttctGGTCGTCTCCTGCGTCCAGAATTTCAGTGccgcatgattttttttctattttgtaaTTTAAGTATTCTTTGTAAAACCTCTAGAATCGTGTGAGTTTTGCGCTCttcgataacaaaaaaaatagcaaaagatAGACATTCAATTACGGCCATACATGGAAAGTTGTGTGCATGAAACCCTTGCACTGCAACAAGTAGCCGTCGCAATAGGGTCCGTGATTGATGTAATTCAGTCCTTGACTACGAAGGGTTGGAAATAAACATACATTATATTATAATCATTTTTATCCACGCGaaattttgaaattagaagaaaatagaaaatgagAAACCGTCCACCTGCATGGTCCCCAGGAATAAATCGCGACTAGAAACAAAAGACTTTATTCTCTTCGTCTTGCCCAAGACAACTAGCCCTGttttgggatacctgtggtatttCCGCTGGCCACAAGTATCGTATCTTCCTTTGCAGAAACACAAACATGGCGACGACCACGTGAAACGAAATCACCTTCAAAAATACCAGGATTTTGTCTATCTTCTACTCCTAACCTTACAAAAGTCAATATTCTATTTCACCATGGTTCGGTTAAGGAAAGGAAAGGGCCAGAAATGGCGCAAAGGACAGAGTTGCGTATCAAACCCACAAACGAGAACCCACCGATCGAACACAAAACGAGGAGTTATCACGGGACAAAAATCGAACACTCGATCGAACCTAACGATGGAAGCGTTGGCTAGACACGACGAAGTACACGAATCGGATGTGGAGCTTGGATCTGACGAGGAGAAGAGTTTGAAGAGTGCAGGAATGTTTAGTATCAGTGGATTAACAGACTGTACGAACCCTGCTTTTGAAAGCATCCGTAGGTTTGCTAACACTCAGTTGGCTAGCCAGAAAGAGGTCAGTATTGTATCAAAATGTGTGTCTAAATGGTGCCTTGGATTTAACCTATACTATCCAGGATTCTACTTatatacaacaaaaacagtctatcatagctgtcaacctcgctttaggaaaaatcttgagaaaatacagtgaatatACCAGAAGTACATCTTTTCAAGAAAATCAGGCTTGAAaaaaggttcaaaatcttgagactcccacctaatgcaggagagttgacagctatggtcTATGGCCATACAACATCAAAGACTATAGTCTACCCATCTGAAAAGATGGTTAGAGAGGTCTGTTAACTTAGATTAATACGGTGGGCACTAGATGCTTCTCTAATAGGTTATGGTCCAAGCCatttataaattattaatGAGTAATTAGATCCCTTAAGCTAAAAACCCTAATGAATTATAATGTAGATTTTTGGTATAGACTGTCAAGGTCTGCTATTTTAAAACTTAGTTTTTCTTATTAATTCGCAGGTCTGTGCAGTTTTAGCAGCTGTGACTGAGGTGTGTATTTCATATTTATTATTCAGGTTTGGTATGAATTCATCAATTAAGGGcaaaggagaaaaaaattgCACTATAAAGGGTACTTTGCCCAGGAAAAATACTATGGGGTGGTCCATCTTCTGTACACTAAAATTTGCTTGTTAGCCAGCAAAACACCTGTTGTCTGCCTGTGGCAGACTCCCAGATACATTTTATAGTATTTTATATCAAGGCTTTTTTACCTACATACATTATGTCTCCATTATTTCAGGTTATCAAGTCTCAGGGAGGAAGTGAAACTGAGACAGAATACTTTGCAGCTTTGGTGAGCTATCTTAAAAGAATATAAATAACAATGGAGAATGTTTTTAGAGGGAATATTGAATATGTTAGCTATATGCATATAGCACTGAAAATTTGCTGGTCCATGGCCATGTACATAAATAAACTGTAACCAAAGCAAAACCACATTCAGTACAACATTATAATTTTACAGATGACTGCACTTGAGTCAGCACAAGACCAGGAGAGTATGACAGCCATTGCATATCTACTGACATTGATAATAAAAAGGTACACTTTTTgataaaatctatttttttactcccttttaCTTACTTGCATATTTATCTTCTGCCTGCATTAAATAACATAGTTTAGCCATCGACAATCGGCTTTTCCATTTAAAATGTACATGGTACACATACTTTACAGTTCTATTGGGGACCTTCTAGTACTGTACAATATATTCCAGTTTTAGTATAAAAattaaagtataaaaaaattaaaataagtaGAAGAAAATTCAAAATCCATTATTTATTTGGAAATGCATACAGTAGCAGATGGTTTGCCATACCACCTCCCCAAACAGTTTCCATGTTGCGTGATTATAAAATCATGAAAGACATGGATTGGTTTATATGACTGATTGACAACATGCTATTCCAAGACTAAACAGGATGTTTCTAGGTTTGTTACAAAACTAATGAAACAGTTCCTGTACAAAGtacaattttgttttattgaagGGTTCCAGAATCTATTTTGAAGACAAAGTTTTCCAAGGCGTCCCAAGTCATCCTGTCTTCTCTAGCTGCTTACGCTGGTGATGGTGGATCGTCATTATTAAAATCTGTAAGTCATATGTATGCCCCAAACTATTCTAGCAAGCACACAGTAAGGACAATTATTACCGATAGAGAACATCAACATGTATGTCCCTAGTATCAGCTGAAAAAAGGACAAGCACAATGGAAACAATGTGTATCATTAACTGTTTTCTTAGTGTCCAGGGTTGTACCTAATGTCAgctactgtactgtactgacTGGAAAAGAGCTTACTCCACTTTGTGTCATATTTAGCTGGCTCAAATTCCTATATTCCTGGCTAATAGATTCCTGAGTGACTCTGagcattttcttttcttgtttGTCATCATATTGAAACCATGCATTGTTTTATCAGCTCCTGGGCTGTCTTTGTCAGCTTTTGGTCATCCAGGAACGTGCTGTTTGGTCAGAGTCATCAACTGTCAAGATCTACCATGGTCTACTCAGTTTCACAATTCATTCCAAGCCCAAGGTACGCTACTACTGAATGCGGTATTTACCACACCCTGTTACACTTTGTCAACAcatattttacatttttgaaattttaagaTGGTAAATTTGTCCAAACTTCATAGAAAACTGTATCATTTTGGCATCTTAAAATTGGAGCGGTCACTCCCCAAGCGTACCCCTTTATCAAATTTAAATGTGAGGTTTAAAAATATGATGTATAAAATAAATCACATCTATGAAATGTAATGATATTCtgttatgcctggtgcacactagtgacataacggcATAATGACATAGGCATATATGTttatatgttcaagtgtgaatggttcgacattttaacataagcccaacataacaacatgaacataatgacataagagaaataacatgttttttttttatgtcattatgtccatgtggTTATGTTGGGCTTAAAATAGTGCACGCAcgtatgttgttatgtcactagtgtgcactaagCATTCACTCTGTATAAATCCATAGGTTCGTAAGTCCGCACATGAGGCTGTTCATTTACTATTGAGGTCCCCCCCAGCTGGCACCGAGTTTCACCCTGCAGCAGCTGTCACGGCAAAGTTCGCCATCCAACAGATACAGCAGCATGGAGGTATTTGCACACAGATGCAGAACGGCAATCTGCATTTATCTGCCTATTATGAAGTGCCAATTAGAGGAACCGGTACAAGACTTTATTACAGCACAACTTTATGACTGTTTGCATGGTACTGTATATTAATAAATTTAGGCAAAATATTGGTCACAATATTGGGAGAGCATGTAGGTACTTCTGTTAGTACTAGAAATTATGTACCGTATAGGCAAGACAAAAACATTTCCTGATACACCTAAGAATTTACAACTAGAATTTTGAAACTTGTTATAAACTTGAAAGAATTTGAAGGTTTGTTAATTTGAATTAACCAGGGGTTTCATTTAGGCCCCGGCGGCCGGCGGAATCACCAGCTACTACTTTCCCAGCGCCTGCTACTTTTTTACAAAGTCGattaaagttttatttaaactttataataaaataactttcatCCCCTACCtatcaatctccaccgcctactctgaaactCAATAAAATCCCTGTTAACTCTAAGTGATAAATTATCTCTGATATGATATTTGATCCTTTTGTCCTTGGAGATTAATTTTATGATTCACACACGCCATTGAacttttagtttttttatgtAACATAAATGAGAACAATCTAtagaaaaatcaaatttgtGTCTCTAAGCTTGTCTCGCATGTTCTTGAAAGAATGGATTGAATTAATTCCAGGATCTTCCCAAGCTGTAACTACTCTTCACATCATTGGccttttaaaagaaattctTCCATGTCTCCCTGTCCAGGTACTGTAAATTCCTCCACTCCCTGTGCCCTTCACATATGATATTTGACCATTTAAAGTGTGCTTATCGCATGCCCTGAGATAAACTATGCTTTTGCCCATTGGCcacctttttttaatcttttacAATTTAATATCACTTATTCTGTGGAATTATTAATCCAGAATGTGAAGTCAGTCTGTGAAAATCTCTTGAAGTTGATGACCCTTGGCAATGTGGTAAGGATGGTACAGTATACAAAATAAAGtacagtattttttatgaGGATGGTAAACAGAGTACAGTATTTTTGATAAGGATTGTATACAAAGTGCAGTATTTTTGATAAGTTAGGATGTTATACAAAGTACAGTATTTTTGATAAGGATGGTATACAAAGTACAGTATTTTTGATAAGGATGGTATACAAGGTATTACAGTAATAAAGATTGGACCTCTAAGGCAGCTAGTACTGTACACTGACTTGTATTCAATACAATATGCAATGTATATATGACAATGTAATGTAATGAATGTGATTTACTGTACAGTAAGAGTGTAAAGCATTGTATTCTTCCTCTTGCTGAATGTGTTTCCCTTTTTGTATGTAATGGATAACAGAGAGATTAGCGACTTATAAGTTCATTTTTATCTTTGCCACAAGGTTATTTAACAAATAcaggaataaaaaagaaaagaaatactaCACTACTGTttaagcaaacaaaaaaaaaacatggataATGGTACTGTACTGTATTACTATAAAAACAATAGTCAATTACTGTCTGGCCACAATGATTACAAAAACATAAAACTTGCATATACTAAATAGAGAAACAGTATTACTGGCAGCAATACACAGGGCTTCTGAGGCTGTCAGACTTATTGCTACAAAGATAGTAATGTAATGTAGTAACATAGTAACATCTTGTTATTTCTTTAAGATGGTGACTGTCAACTCCTTGCAAACTCTATTCAAGATGTTTGAAGCTTCCCCTTCTGCAGCAAGTTTATCTCCTGAATTGAATGCACAAATAATTAATGTAAGTCAAATATTATCTTCCTTTTGGATCAGTAGGATCCAGTATGCTTGGCACAAGTGCTGTTGGTGCTGGATATTTTCTCAATATTAATTTTAGAATGAAGAAAAATAACTGGATCATACCAACCATATTAAAGCCTCTTGTTCCATACAGTATAGATATACATATGTCAAGTGAAAGAAGTTGAGTGTAGTACTTATGGTCTGTTTTAGGCATTATACGATTACCAACCAAGTGCCAATGATATTGATTTGTCACAAGCTTGGATAACAACGATGGAGAAAGCACACTCAAACTTGACAAGGTACAGAATTGTGTGCTGAAGAGAGATATCATTGTTTTCCTTCACTTGTGGCCTTATCACATTTTGCAGGCTGGACTCCAAGCTGTGTGTTGCCAATTTGGCGAGATGTTTCTCCTCTCTAATGTCATACTTCCTCTCGGATCACAACATCCTGGCGCATGCCACTGCTGCTACACTTAAGGTAAGTGTACAATACCCCAATCATAACCTTTTGTAAAGCATTTCTAACAGGATTCAAGTGACAATATAAATTACTGGTTGACTTACCAGTGCACACCATGTAGATTATCTTTCCTCATTTAGCTATCACAATCAAATTTCTCAAGAAGGACATGCTGTAGTATACTTTGATTGTCTTAATCCATACTCACAAAATTCACAATTTGGGTTTACTTTACCTGCCGAATATTTCTAAACATGCTGTTTGCTCATTTTAGGAGCTGCTTCACAATTGTTTGAGCTCAGCATTGGATGAGCTTATGAAAGATTTGAAGAAACCCAATGCAGGCACAAACACCTCCATCCACAAGATCATCAGGTAAACACAGTAGTAACCCTACCATAAACTCTTATATTAGTGCCATTTTTttgtgagggggggggaggggggcctCAGTcattctttgtatttcgcACGTAAAGTATGGCAGATGCAATGTTCTTTGTAAAATTtactaggggaggggggcaacTTTCATCTCTCCTGCCAGTTGAGCCCCTTACTGTATGGCCCTGTATGTGATGGTGATTTCAAAATATcagccaaaaaatatttttatgcaTGTTTAACCCATGAAAAAATATTGAGTTTCGCTACTGTATCCTTAAGTAGCAACTCTCCAATTCTTATATTCTGAACCATCgaatgagtaatacatacataCAATACAGTTTCTTACTCCTTGAAAAATTGTCATTTATTACCTCTTTGCATGATGTCCGCTGTAAGTCTGCATACTGTATGTACCATGCCACCCTCACCCCAAACTACTGGAAAGGAGCCTGTGAATGACCTGTGAGAAACCTGTGAATATTCAAAACCTGTGAAAAAACTTTGAATTTCCTGTGAAGAACTTGTGAAATTCACAGGTTTAGTCACAGGAAATTTGCAGGTTCCTCTTCTGCAGTGCCAACCAGCATTTGTAAATCCTGCTTGCTTGACAGTGAGTTTTACCTTCAACATGCTTCTGGTTTGCCATTGTGTTGTGTTGCTATAACACTAACTGTATAGTGTTGCTAAGttccaatacaccaaaaaattctattctgccaaattttcgtctttaataagacttcttcagggcagactgaagaaggttaatcgttacaagcttatttacatcaaaaTAGTGTCGTGAGaggcaaaaacattacaaatgACAAAACCTGAATATTCTAGAATAGCTTGCActatggacaaaaataatttacatatctcttaatttaaaaaacgaaaaatttggcagagtcgaattccagtttttggtgtattgtattctttCTTCTGTTTCACGAACatgactatttgggctttttgtatttattcgtGTTGCTAAGTTCCAATGCAGTTCAACCCTCTACCAAGCAGAGTAGTACTGTATTAATATGTTTTTGATTGATGATGAAACAGGTGTCTGGAAGCAGGCCTAAAGTACCGGTACCAGGCATCTTGGGGCCTTATCCTACAAGTCCTGAACTCGTTGTTTGAGGTACATACATTCAGTACATATGCATGAAGACTTTTTATCCCACTCACTCACACTCTCTCACTGTCTTTTGGGTCATCAGGTCGCAGGAGAAGCATTCCCCAACCTCATGAGCAAAGTCCTGGTGTCACTTTGTGATCTCAGAGGAACATACCAATTTCCACACATACGGGAACTTGATAGAGCTGTTGGCATGGCGATACAGAAAATGGGGCCTAAGTATGTTTTGTAGTATTAACAGAAGTAGTGTATTTGATGGCTTTGttaattctttttttgtaatacCGTGACACTTTACACCTAcaattttttgtgtgttttaaCTTCTTCAAATTGCTGGATTGTTAATTTGTAAATGTATTAGCCACTACAGTATCAATGCTTTTATTCAGCGTCATAATCGGTAAATGGCCCAGTAACTGCTCAAGTATATTAAGGCTTGGAACATAAGCTAAAACAGGTGAACTTTTGAAAGTTGCCTTAAAGTGAGTAAACATTGCCTTAAATGCACCATTTTTGGTCAAATCATCAAACTCGGCAATGTTAGCTGTTtggtaatattttattttgagtgaTGACATCATCCAGCCGATCGCGTGACTTTTGTAAAGCtatatttcaaaaaattctCTGCTGCTGGATACgctatgaaaaagaaaacatcgcaTGTTTTTATGTTCCTTTGAAACACATCTGTACACTGATGTCTTAACGGTCAAGAAAAGTTTAGCCTTTCGGTCACAAATCAACATTTTAATTTGCATCAGGTCACGTGATATCTTGTTAACGGCAGAGAAAATCCCAGATGCTAAAACGCTATCATATGACACACATAAAGTCAACACTTATTTAGTAAACACCTTTGTCCAAGCTGTTCTCCCCACCAGTGGAAAggcaaaaaacaattttttcacgtgatccatgacgtcatcaccagcaagaaaacattatGAAAATGTTATGGCCGTCAACTTTAATCATCTTGCCAAAAAGAATGAATTTAGGGTGACGTTAACAAAGTTTAAGGCAAAAAGTTATATTCGATGTTAAGAGCAAACTACCCAGGCCTAAATATACTTGAGTGGTCAAGCATTTATTCATTGAGTATTGTTTGGCTCAAAATTggtattttttaaagtagtCAGCCCTATTCAAAGTGTgtataaaaatgtttaaaagttttttttcttgttatctTAGGAATGTGTTAACTGCTGTGCCTCTAGGGCTGGAAAAAGAAACGTGAGTACCATATTTAAAAGGTCTTCACCTgtcctcttttctttttactgTAGgcccaaattaaaaaaaaaggaattgtaTGTTTATGAAAATACAtaagttttattttgaattttggcTTCTTTTCAGGGATGACTGCAATTTTCCCCGTTCCTGGCTTCTTCCAATTTTAAAAGATAACATAAAAGACACTCAGCTGAAGTATTTTTTTGATGAGATGCTTCCTCTTGCAGCAGACCTAAGGGCCAAAGGTACAGCTTAAAGATCATGTGTATAGCGCAGCACCAAATAGCATAGTCTCACAGTATCTATTCAgaaatgtttttattggtACTGGAAATAAAACCTTGGCAGAAACTACAGTATAAACTATTTTGATAGCTGTTTCTAAAAGTTTTAAGTTTTAGGGATattatgtactgtatgttcCAGGTACAGGTACAATACCTACATGCCATTGTTGTCCACGGTTGATTTTGTCGTAGGATAAAACTGTCAATTCAAAAGCACAAAGGTTTCCCAcgtttttttatagaatgtTCTTGGTATTTGCAAATGCTTGGTATAGATTGTTAGGGTGTATGTGGATAGAAGTTCattcttttacttttttatttacatgTAGCTGTCACATTCACACAGGCAGGAAAAGACCTGGAAAGCAAAGTGTTTGATACTCTCCAACTGCAGGTAAAGTCAATGGAATTGGACTTACTGTCCATTTTCAACAcactttttattgttttatataGAACATCGTATAGCTATTTCCATAATAACTCAATAAGTCAGACATGTTGTCAAATCCGAATGGCATATACTATATAAAGAGAGCTTAGAGCTGCATCAAAATGATCTGCCATAAATGTTCATACATGTTTTGTATCATTGTATTGACTCACCTACATAGAATTGTTTTTTACAGATCTGGTCTTTGCTGCCTGGGTTTTGTACAAGACCAACTGATGTAGTCCAGGTATTTTTTGATATCTAAACTCCTCAATTATTTCTGATTTATCTTGCACATAATAATTCCGTTTTAACAGCACCCTGTACTGTAATATATCTAATAAACccttttatctttttacctTGCTGTAACAATGTTGATGTTGCTTAAAAAGTCAAGAGCTAACATTTCTTTTTGTGCTCTTAGTCATTCAAGTCTGTAGCCCGTATACTCGGTGTGGCTTTGACTGAGAGATCAGACCTTCGACTCATCGTCTGCCAGGCATTAAGAATCCTCGTCAGCAAGTCAGAAAAGGGTAACGATACATACTACAGTATGTCACAGCAAAGCATAGTATGATTTAGCAAAGAAGGTTCAAACAGGGGCGTAGtcagggggtggcctagggggcttgcccccccccccttctgtagcagccaaaaatacagtagatgagacattatctaaaatacaggtgaaaatgccttgaaagtcccttttgggccccctcctgttaaaaattctggctacgccgctgtaaAACTACATAGTATGGCAAAGCATAGCATCATTTAACAGAAATTAAGCATTTTAGGGGCTTTAGATCTAAACTTTTTCAATCCAAATCAATTCCAAATCGACCGAAAAGTTATAACATTCAATCATCTCCTTGACTATTTGATTCAATCTATTCAGTATTCATGTTTAAATTACCCACATAATTTCTCCCACATGAAAATTTTGTGCAACAGAGTTTGACATAAATCAAACATACAGTATTGTTCATTTTGCTTATGTGTTTCCCTTTAATGTTATCATTGTTATGATATTGCACCTGATCATCAGTCCAGAATTTATAAAGTTTGATTTTCACAACATCATCTTGCAGCTGAAGAGAAGAAAGAACTAGCGGCCTATGCCAAGAACTACCTACCCATTCTGTTTAACCTGTATTCAGCCGACCCCAAGAACGGGGACCCGGACAAGCTTCCGGTGCTGGAGACAGTGCGCACGTACTTAACCATAACTGACCCCAAGGTGAGTGAGGTGTACCCTGTTAGCAcagctttcttcctgtttgtatCCGACAGTTCCCCTAGTAATGACATGTCTCTGTTCCTTTACATGAAATGGGGGTTGATAGATGtgtgtaaaacaaaattaaaagtgATAAGGAAAGCTCTTATAAAAGGTGTCTCTGCTCagacattttcaaaacatcacCTTTGTATTTTTGTGCAATGGGCTAACAGAGACTTA contains the following coding sequences:
- the LOC5520996 gene encoding RRP12-like protein isoform X1; its protein translation is MVRLRKGKGQKWRKGQSCVSNPQTRTHRSNTKRGVITGQKSNTRSNLTMEALARHDEVHESDVELGSDEEKSLKSAGMFSISGLTDCTNPAFESIRRFANTQLASQKEVCAVLAAVTEVIKSQGGSETETEYFAALMTALESAQDQESMTAIAYLLTLIIKRVPESILKTKFSKASQVILSSLAAYAGDGGSSLLKSLLGCLCQLLVIQERAVWSESSTVKIYHGLLSFTIHSKPKVRKSAHEAVHLLLRSPPAGTEFHPAAAVTAKFAIQQIQQHGGSSQAVTTLHIIGLLKEILPCLPVQNVKSVCENLLKLMTLGNVMVTVNSLQTLFKMFEASPSAASLSPELNAQIINALYDYQPSANDIDLSQAWITTMEKAHSNLTRLDSKLCVANLARCFSSLMSYFLSDHNILAHATAATLKELLHNCLSSALDELMKDLKKPNAGTNTSIHKIIRCLEAGLKYRYQASWGLILQVLNSLFEVAGEAFPNLMSKVLVSLCDLRGTYQFPHIRELDRAVGMAIQKMGPKNVLTAVPLGLEKETDDCNFPRSWLLPILKDNIKDTQLKYFFDEMLPLAADLRAKAVTFTQAGKDLESKVFDTLQLQIWSLLPGFCTRPTDVVQSFKSVARILGVALTERSDLRLIVCQALRILVSKSEKAEEKKELAAYAKNYLPILFNLYSADPKNGDPDKLPVLETVRTYLTITDPKLTSRFFTKAIEKVNSKETSHIARNCMMDLVIAMVPYVNESNLQTLYNMVVPSLKSQDVTQQKKAYRVLEQMCSSDSQACRAFLSSHLDQLQDKLLNSLASSSSASKAPRLRCLTHIVKHLGAEHKDFITAIIPEVILCTKEVGTKARAAALSLLVANCNALCRCVPGTRADGLVAYLELVLAGLAGSPHMVSATIISISRLVFEFRGDIPSKVVEQLIESVLVCLKSKTKEVIKSALGFLKVVISVMSREDLAPYARDLASGIVTWNEDNRRRFRYNVKVLFERLIRKFGYQTALKCVPEDHKKLVHNIHKTTQRLKRQKIISRAKNMGADTDDQDTLAPHMESYEALMFGSDDEDDNEAGPKKNVKGKKEVKAKVQGKGPKTWIREGAEEEPVDFMDANVVQRVVATDPRKGKRKLVNDFETSSDGKLIIPADEEDEDDPKPNRKKSDAFADADLMDLEPEVSNSRKKGTRDDEDDDDEEIGPKKKLHQPGAEYRAKRAGGDVKKKGKPDPYAYLPLNMSTLNRRKQRKVAGQFKGIVRASKKGSVLAQRRNVKRK
- the LOC5520996 gene encoding RRP12-like protein isoform X2, with protein sequence MVRLRKGKGQKWRKGQSCVSNPQTRTHRSNTKRGVITGQKSNTRSNLTMEALARHDEVHESDVELGSDEEKSLKSAGMFSISGLTDCTNPAFESIRRFANTQLASQKEVCAVLAAVTEVIKSQGGSETETEYFAALMTALESAQDQESMTAIAYLLTLIIKRVPESILKTKFSKASQVILSSLAAYAGDGGSSLLKSLLGCLCQLLVIQERAVWSESSTVKIYHGLLSFTIHSKPKVRKSAHEAVHLLLRSPPAGTEFHPAAAVTAKFAIQQIQQHGGSSQAVTTLHIIGLLKEILPCLPVQNVKSVCENLLKLMTLGNVMVTVNSLQTLFKMFEASPSAASLSPELNAQIINALYDYQPSANDIDLSQAWITTMEKAHSNLTRLDSKLCVANLARCFSSLMSYFLSDHNILAHATAATLKELLHNCLSSALDELMKDLKKPNAGTNTSIHKIIRCLEAGLKYRYQASWGLILQVLNSLFEVAGEAFPNLMSKVLVSLCDLRGTYQFPHIRELDRAVGMAIQKMGPKNVLTAVPLGLEKETDDCNFPRSWLLPILKDNIKDTQLKYFFDEMLPLAADLRAKAVTFTQAGKDLESKVFDTLQLQIWSLLPGFCTRPTDVVQSFKSVARILGVALTERSDLRLIVCQALRILVSKSEKAEEKKELAAYAKNYLPILFNLYSADPKNGDPDKLPVLETVRTYLTITDPKLTSRFFTKAIEKVNSKETSHIARNCMMDLVIAMVPYVNESNLQTLYNMVVPSLKSQDVTQQKKAYRVLEQMCSSDSQACRAFLSSHLDQLQDKLLNSLASSSSASKAPRLRCLTHIVKHLGAEHKDFITAIIPEVILCTKEVGTKARAAALSLLVANCNALCRCVPGTRADGLVAYLELVLAGLAGSPHMVSATIISISRLVFEFRGDIPSKVVEQLIESVLVCLKSKTKEVIKSALGFLKVVISVMSREDLAPYARDLASGIVTWNEDNRRRFRYNVKVLFERLIRKFGYQTALKCVPEDHKKLVHNIHKTTQRLKRQKIISRAKNMGADTDDQDTLAPHMESYEALMFGSDDEDDNEAGPKKNVKGKKEVKAKVQGKGPKTWIREGAEEEPVDFMDANVVQRVVATDPRKWLPYFNVCF